A window of Tripterygium wilfordii isolate XIE 37 chromosome 7, ASM1340144v1, whole genome shotgun sequence contains these coding sequences:
- the LOC120003077 gene encoding transcription factor TFIIIB component B'' homolog isoform X2 has protein sequence MLTHSTSAAVSDAIKSHHELDMDARPERCKEVAFPNNDGRADVDDTMLEAEEEGAFSGLDTLDIVSDATVVLRHNGKYQPKPKVRTGEERCLGISHQDAIEYGTPSPKSHSLPSGTEWMNESSLPNFPSGGLDDSSMGFDDFISHDTSDCGFATNEEQANPTTTLNSDDVVSVDVHLEEVPKIAEKQSFKVSERASAVSNRSRKAKNASIIGETNEDEDDDAVDDDDYRVDTDDNDDDRVESESRKKRTRSKSKKPVADKEKPIRKRQRANGAQVQSTKDPPKKFSHSTRRKKRHVDKSLLEMPEDEIDYQRLPIKDLILLADYKERLASKEAKASETPLTDQSTNNTFHEEGTFHEDDYNNEEETLASEKGEDYNDYRANYKIQSGPLYFNHQSYMNKTPRARWSKQDTELFYEAVRQFGTDFSMIQQLFPGRTRHQVKLKYKKEERQHPLMLSEAVTSRGKDHSHFQKVIEQLQKVAAEAEQDYNGDDSIGISGDEAQDLPPETNEELVKSKDDEDAAIVDHPDTDVAAVPSPSKNDEDDFDFWSSYKSAF, from the exons ATGCTCACCCATTCCACAAGTGCGGCAG TGAGTGATGCAATCAAGTCCCACCATGAGCTTGACATGGATGCCCGTCCTGAAAGGTGCAAAGAAGTTGCTTTTCCAAATAATGATGGACGTGCTGATGTTGATGATACAATGTTGGAAGCAGAG GAAGAAGGGGCATTTTCTGGCTTAGATACTCTGGATATTGTGTCTGATGCCACCGTTGTGCTAA GACATAATGGAAAATATCAACCCAAGCCCAAGGTACGGACTGGAGAAGAGAGATGTTTAGGCATTTCTCACCAGGATGCAATTGAGTATGGTACACCTTCACCAAAGTCTCATTCCTTACCTTCTGGAACTGAATGGATGAATGAGAGCTCCCTTCCTAACTTCCCATCTGGTGGCCTTGATGACTCATCCATGGGATTTGATGATTTTATCTCACATGATACTTCTGACTGTGGATTTGCAACAAATGAGGAGCAAGCTAATCCGACTACAACCTTGAACTCAGATGATGTTGTTTCCGTGGATGTCCATTTGGAGGAGGTTCCTAAAATAGCTGAGAAACAG AGTTTCAAGGTCAGCGAAAGAGCTTCTGCGGTTTCAAATCGTTCTCGAAAGGCTAAAAATGCATCCATAATTGGGGAGACAAATGAAG atgaagatgatgatgctgttgatgatgatgattatagaGTAGATAccgatgataatgatgatgatagagTGGAAAGTGAATCTCGGAAGAAAAGAACTCGAAGTAAGTCAAAGAAACCTGTGGCTGACAAGGAAAAGCCAATTCGAAAGCGACAGAGAGCAAATGGAGCACAGGTTCAGTCGACCAAAGACCCTCCCAAGAAGTTTTCGCACTCAACTCGTCGAAAAAAAAGACAtg TTGATAAAAGTTTGCTTGAAATGCCGGAGGATGAAATTGACTATCAAAGGCTCCCTATCAAGGATCTCATTCTACTAGCAGATTACAAGGAACGGTTAGCG aGCAAAGAGGCAAAAGCATCAGAAACGCCCTTGACTGATCAAAG CACCAATAATACATTTCATGAGGAGGGTACCTTTCATGAAGATGATTATAATAATGAAGAGGAGACCCTTGCCTCAGAGAAAGGTGAAGATTATAATGATTACCGTGCAAATTATAAAATTCAGTCTGGTCCCTTGTACTTCAATCACCAGTCTTATATGAACAAAACCCCAAGAGCACGGTGGTCAAAACAAGATACTGAGTTGTTTTATGAG GCTGTTCGACAGTTTGGAACTGATTTTTCAATGATACAACAACTTTTTCCTGGACGAACACGCcatcaagttaagttgaaatatAAGAAGGAAGAACGCCAACACCCGTTGATGCTTTCAGAAGCAGTGACCAGTCGTGGCAAAG ACCACTCCCACTTTCAAAAGGTGATTGAGCAGCTGCAAAAGGTTGCTGCTGAAGCAGAACAGGATTACAACGGGGATGACTCAATTGGCATTTCTGGCGACGAGGCTCAGGATTTGCCTCCGGAAACCAAT GAGGAACTAGTCAAATCAAAGGATGATGAAGATGCAGCAATTGTGGATCATCCGGACACAGATGTTGCTGCAGTTCCAAGTCCTTCAAAGAATGATGAGGATGATTTTGATTTCTGGAGTTCATATAAAAGTGCCTTTTAA
- the LOC120003077 gene encoding uncharacterized protein LOC120003077 isoform X1 — MDPFDDILSEPAVANARAGGKFQPKAKARVSRPTKSTSTSVLPTLSHDTQQSELANSSSELVARKEAEAASNDLLAGVPQLDNDKTSGLGNSFQSATTDTLHEKVAVADSGVDSSSRIAKVTSENVDIFRGLDFVDDMLTHSTSAAVSDAIKSHHELDMDARPERCKEVAFPNNDGRADVDDTMLEAEEEGAFSGLDTLDIVSDATVVLRHNGKYQPKPKVRTGEERCLGISHQDAIEYGTPSPKSHSLPSGTEWMNESSLPNFPSGGLDDSSMGFDDFISHDTSDCGFATNEEQANPTTTLNSDDVVSVDVHLEEVPKIAEKQSFKVSERASAVSNRSRKAKNASIIGETNEDEDDDAVDDDDYRVDTDDNDDDRVESESRKKRTRSKSKKPVADKEKPIRKRQRANGAQVQSTKDPPKKFSHSTRRKKRHVDKSLLEMPEDEIDYQRLPIKDLILLADYKERLASKEAKASETPLTDQSTNNTFHEEGTFHEDDYNNEEETLASEKGEDYNDYRANYKIQSGPLYFNHQSYMNKTPRARWSKQDTELFYEAVRQFGTDFSMIQQLFPGRTRHQVKLKYKKEERQHPLMLSEAVTSRGKDHSHFQKVIEQLQKVAAEAEQDYNGDDSIGISGDEAQDLPPETNEELVKSKDDEDAAIVDHPDTDVAAVPSPSKNDEDDFDFWSSYKSAF; from the exons ATGGACCCTTTTGACGATATTCTTTCTGAGCCTGCTGTAGCAAATG CTCGTGCTGGTGGCAAGTTTCAACCCAAGGCCAAGGCACGAGTTTCACGGCCAACAAAATCAACATCTACATCAGTCCTTCCAACGCTCTCTCATGACACACAACAATCCGAATTAGCTAACAGTTCCTCTGAACTTGTTGCGAGAAAAGAG GCAGAAGCTGCAAGCAACGATCTATTGGCAGGAGTTCCACAGCTTGACAATGACAAAACCTCAGGCTTAGGGAATTCTTTCCAATCTGCTACCACAGATACTCTGCATGAAAAGGTTGCGGTGGCTGATAGCGGTGTAGATTCTTCTTCGAGAATTGCTAAAGTAACAAGCGAG AATGTGGATATCTTTCGTGGGCTAGATTTCGTTGATGATATGCTCACCCATTCCACAAGTGCGGCAG TGAGTGATGCAATCAAGTCCCACCATGAGCTTGACATGGATGCCCGTCCTGAAAGGTGCAAAGAAGTTGCTTTTCCAAATAATGATGGACGTGCTGATGTTGATGATACAATGTTGGAAGCAGAG GAAGAAGGGGCATTTTCTGGCTTAGATACTCTGGATATTGTGTCTGATGCCACCGTTGTGCTAA GACATAATGGAAAATATCAACCCAAGCCCAAGGTACGGACTGGAGAAGAGAGATGTTTAGGCATTTCTCACCAGGATGCAATTGAGTATGGTACACCTTCACCAAAGTCTCATTCCTTACCTTCTGGAACTGAATGGATGAATGAGAGCTCCCTTCCTAACTTCCCATCTGGTGGCCTTGATGACTCATCCATGGGATTTGATGATTTTATCTCACATGATACTTCTGACTGTGGATTTGCAACAAATGAGGAGCAAGCTAATCCGACTACAACCTTGAACTCAGATGATGTTGTTTCCGTGGATGTCCATTTGGAGGAGGTTCCTAAAATAGCTGAGAAACAG AGTTTCAAGGTCAGCGAAAGAGCTTCTGCGGTTTCAAATCGTTCTCGAAAGGCTAAAAATGCATCCATAATTGGGGAGACAAATGAAG atgaagatgatgatgctgttgatgatgatgattatagaGTAGATAccgatgataatgatgatgatagagTGGAAAGTGAATCTCGGAAGAAAAGAACTCGAAGTAAGTCAAAGAAACCTGTGGCTGACAAGGAAAAGCCAATTCGAAAGCGACAGAGAGCAAATGGAGCACAGGTTCAGTCGACCAAAGACCCTCCCAAGAAGTTTTCGCACTCAACTCGTCGAAAAAAAAGACAtg TTGATAAAAGTTTGCTTGAAATGCCGGAGGATGAAATTGACTATCAAAGGCTCCCTATCAAGGATCTCATTCTACTAGCAGATTACAAGGAACGGTTAGCG aGCAAAGAGGCAAAAGCATCAGAAACGCCCTTGACTGATCAAAG CACCAATAATACATTTCATGAGGAGGGTACCTTTCATGAAGATGATTATAATAATGAAGAGGAGACCCTTGCCTCAGAGAAAGGTGAAGATTATAATGATTACCGTGCAAATTATAAAATTCAGTCTGGTCCCTTGTACTTCAATCACCAGTCTTATATGAACAAAACCCCAAGAGCACGGTGGTCAAAACAAGATACTGAGTTGTTTTATGAG GCTGTTCGACAGTTTGGAACTGATTTTTCAATGATACAACAACTTTTTCCTGGACGAACACGCcatcaagttaagttgaaatatAAGAAGGAAGAACGCCAACACCCGTTGATGCTTTCAGAAGCAGTGACCAGTCGTGGCAAAG ACCACTCCCACTTTCAAAAGGTGATTGAGCAGCTGCAAAAGGTTGCTGCTGAAGCAGAACAGGATTACAACGGGGATGACTCAATTGGCATTTCTGGCGACGAGGCTCAGGATTTGCCTCCGGAAACCAAT GAGGAACTAGTCAAATCAAAGGATGATGAAGATGCAGCAATTGTGGATCATCCGGACACAGATGTTGCTGCAGTTCCAAGTCCTTCAAAGAATGATGAGGATGATTTTGATTTCTGGAGTTCATATAAAAGTGCCTTTTAA